In the genome of Pseudomonadota bacterium, one region contains:
- a CDS encoding 4Fe-4S dicluster domain-containing protein, protein MEQLLKEIKEAVRKLFEEEKVDLVIGYEKGTLPLRSTPCFVKNAEDAEKLIWNSCCENNLATYIPGMKGKIGIIAKGCDSRSLVGHIKENQIERENLIIIGVPCHGMLDRKSVDNVIAGREITAIEEKPDEIIFKGDNFEETVAKKELLPDNCITCSHRNPVLYDVLIGEAVEENKDSDEFKKIREYEAETSDERWDYFSKQIGKCIRCYACRNACPLCYCKECCVDSSQPQWFGKSVALSDAQIFHIMRAFHVAGRCVDCGACVRACPMEVDLRFLNKKVEKDVRELFDFEAGINLDEPPPLSVFRPDDTDDFIKQ, encoded by the coding sequence ATGGAACAACTATTAAAAGAGATAAAAGAAGCTGTTCGAAAGTTATTTGAGGAAGAAAAAGTTGACCTTGTAATAGGGTATGAAAAAGGAACTCTTCCTCTAAGGTCAACACCCTGTTTTGTGAAAAACGCCGAAGATGCTGAAAAACTAATCTGGAACAGCTGTTGTGAAAATAACCTTGCTACATATATTCCCGGCATGAAGGGAAAGATCGGAATTATTGCAAAAGGATGTGACAGTCGTTCTCTGGTCGGACATATCAAGGAAAACCAAATTGAGCGGGAAAACCTGATAATAATCGGCGTTCCCTGCCATGGAATGCTGGATCGAAAATCAGTGGACAACGTAATTGCCGGACGAGAAATCACAGCTATTGAAGAAAAACCGGATGAGATCATTTTCAAAGGCGATAATTTCGAGGAAACAGTAGCAAAGAAAGAACTTTTACCTGATAACTGTATTACCTGTTCCCACAGAAATCCGGTTTTATATGACGTTTTGATCGGAGAAGCTGTTGAAGAAAATAAAGATTCGGATGAATTTAAAAAAATAAGAGAATATGAAGCAGAGACATCTGATGAAAGATGGGACTATTTTTCCAAACAGATAGGCAAATGTATCAGGTGTTATGCCTGTCGTAATGCCTGTCCGCTTTGTTACTGTAAGGAATGCTGTGTAGACAGTTCACAACCTCAATGGTTCGGAAAATCCGTAGCTCTTTCTGATGCTCAGATTTTTCATATTATGCGGGCATTTCATGTAGCCGGCCGCTGTGTTGACTGCGGGGCATGTGTGCGGGCCTGCCCTATGGAAGTTGACTTGAGGTTTCTCAACAAAAAAGTTGAAAAGGATGTAAGAGAACTGTTTGACTTTGAGGCAGGTATTAATCTCGATGAACCTCCGCCGCTTTCAGTTTTCAGGCCTGATGATACTGATGATTTTATTAAACAATAG
- a CDS encoding FAD-dependent oxidoreductase, translating to MDNVELKEENHKVGSVLVVGGGVGGIQASLDLAESGYFVYLAEETPAIGGVMARLDKTFPTNDCSMCILSPKLVESGRHLNIDILTCSEIQSVEGDPGNFKVKIKRRPVFIDPDKCTGCGECAQVCPVSVPSEFDEGMVSRKAVSRPYPQAVPNVFTIEKIAKAPCRDACPAGINVQGYVALLSQGKYKEALDLIKENLPLPGVIGRICPHPCESACKRGMIDEPVAICNLKRFLADKLGEDIDIPVVSEKKEEKVAIIGSGPSGLTCAYFLALKGYQVTIFEALPVAGGMLRVGIPDYRLPPDVLEKEIKYIEKMGVEIKTNSPIGKDHSISGLLEKGYKAVFIATGCHKNVSLGIAGEDCEGVISGVDFLRNVNLKNKVDTGKRVAVIGGGDVAIDAARSAIRIGATEVSIIYRRSRKEMPANPEEIKSAISEGINIQFLTAPLEILSDNNRATTLRCQKMKLGSPDASGRRRPVIIEGSEFDIDIDMVIPAIGQASDLSMIEENSGVQISGKKVAADPVTLATDMDGVFAGGDCVSGPWIAIEAVAAGKKAAVSIDRYLQKEDMKTGREKQISKVQAEDSPLMPKPKAPRQTMAALPLENRKDGFKEVELGYVEEEALNEANRCLNCGICSECMQCVAACKAEAVNHQMTEEIIEINVGSIILSPGFDCFDPSADKLAQFGGYTSLISQYGYGKYPNVVTSIEFERILSASGPYKGHLSRPSDLKTPHKIAWIQCVGSRDVTCNSGYCSSVCCMYAIKEAVIAKEHSPEPLDISIMYMDMRSYGKGFDKYYERAKNEHGINFIKSKVYGIQEIGDTENLELRYVTEEGDLKFEEFDMIVLSVGMKPKPAVIEMSKRLGIDLDHYDFCKTDNFTPVNTSKPGIYVCGAFEGPKDIPETVMQASGAAAASAAFLSESRGELVKTKEFPPEINITGEPPRIGVFVCHCGINIGGVVDVPGVKEYARSLPNVIYVDENLYTCSQDTQELIKEKIQEHSLNRIIVASCTPRTHEPLFQETLQEQGLNKYLFEMANIRDQCSWVHQQHPEEATNKAKDLVRMAVAKVRGLEPLKMISLETVPTALVVGGGIAGMVSALNLAEQGFSVSLIEKGMKLGGMAKKIHYTLEGGDVQAYLNELIEKVNNHPLLNVYTKASISESSGYIGNFVTKIQVGPKKEITEIKHGAVIIATGAEEYKSKEYFYKKNSRVLSLLDLESEIVKRSKKIKECKNLVIIQCVGSRDEERPYCSRVCCSESIKNAILLKDMNPEANIYILYRDIRTYGLKEDYYREAREKGIIFIHYEPDAKPEVVPYKESGKEGLRVSIKDPLLGEQVVIDADLLALAIATTPPSTNKELSQFFKVPLNEDKFFLEAHMKLRPVEFATDGVFMCGLAHNPKLIEESIAQAQAAASRAGMVLSRKIVQLPGVISFVNKNKCIGCGECTSVCPFGAVALDEAQHVAVVNDALCKGCGICSASCKSGAINLYGFSNSQVVSMIDSL from the coding sequence ATGGATAATGTTGAATTGAAAGAAGAGAATCACAAAGTAGGATCGGTTCTGGTTGTTGGAGGCGGAGTGGGCGGCATTCAGGCTTCCCTTGATCTGGCGGAATCAGGTTATTTTGTCTATCTGGCGGAAGAGACTCCCGCAATCGGGGGAGTAATGGCGCGATTGGATAAAACTTTTCCAACCAATGATTGCTCCATGTGCATTCTCTCCCCTAAGTTGGTTGAAAGTGGCAGACACCTAAATATCGACATATTAACCTGTTCGGAAATTCAAAGTGTAGAGGGTGATCCTGGAAATTTTAAGGTAAAAATCAAAAGGCGCCCTGTATTTATTGATCCTGACAAATGTACTGGCTGCGGAGAGTGTGCGCAAGTATGTCCTGTATCAGTTCCCAGTGAGTTTGATGAAGGTATGGTGTCAAGAAAGGCTGTCAGCAGACCTTATCCCCAGGCTGTTCCGAATGTTTTCACAATTGAAAAAATTGCTAAGGCGCCCTGTAGAGACGCATGCCCGGCCGGAATTAATGTTCAGGGATATGTTGCTTTACTCTCCCAGGGAAAATACAAAGAAGCACTTGATCTGATCAAAGAAAATCTGCCCCTTCCCGGAGTAATAGGAAGAATATGTCCTCATCCCTGTGAATCGGCCTGCAAAAGAGGAATGATAGATGAACCTGTTGCAATATGCAATTTAAAGAGGTTTCTTGCCGATAAACTTGGCGAAGACATAGATATCCCTGTTGTTTCTGAAAAAAAAGAAGAAAAAGTGGCAATTATAGGATCAGGGCCTTCCGGCCTGACCTGTGCATACTTTCTTGCTCTAAAAGGTTATCAGGTTACAATTTTTGAAGCGCTGCCCGTAGCCGGCGGAATGCTAAGAGTTGGTATTCCTGATTATCGTCTGCCTCCTGATGTCCTTGAAAAAGAGATAAAATATATAGAAAAGATGGGTGTTGAAATAAAAACAAATTCACCCATTGGCAAGGATCATTCCATCAGCGGGCTTTTGGAAAAAGGATATAAGGCAGTATTTATTGCAACCGGTTGTCATAAAAATGTTTCACTGGGAATTGCCGGAGAAGATTGTGAAGGTGTAATTTCCGGAGTAGACTTTTTAAGAAACGTCAACCTGAAAAATAAAGTTGATACAGGCAAAAGGGTAGCAGTTATCGGAGGAGGCGATGTTGCAATTGATGCTGCGCGCTCGGCCATAAGAATAGGTGCAACAGAAGTATCTATAATATATCGTCGTTCCAGAAAAGAAATGCCCGCAAATCCTGAAGAAATCAAAAGTGCCATTTCGGAAGGAATCAATATTCAGTTCCTTACAGCACCTCTTGAAATACTTTCCGATAATAACAGGGCAACAACCCTTCGTTGCCAGAAAATGAAATTGGGCAGTCCGGATGCCAGCGGCAGAAGACGGCCTGTGATAATTGAAGGCTCTGAATTTGACATCGACATCGATATGGTTATTCCGGCTATAGGCCAGGCTTCCGACCTTTCGATGATAGAAGAAAATAGTGGAGTACAAATATCCGGGAAAAAGGTTGCTGCTGATCCTGTAACGCTTGCCACCGATATGGATGGGGTTTTTGCAGGTGGTGATTGTGTGAGCGGACCCTGGATAGCTATTGAAGCTGTAGCTGCGGGCAAGAAAGCAGCCGTGTCAATTGACAGATATTTGCAAAAAGAAGATATGAAAACGGGCAGGGAAAAACAAATAAGCAAAGTCCAGGCCGAAGACAGTCCGCTTATGCCTAAACCCAAAGCTCCCCGCCAGACTATGGCCGCACTTCCATTAGAAAACAGGAAAGATGGTTTTAAGGAAGTAGAACTTGGATATGTTGAAGAAGAGGCATTAAATGAAGCAAACCGCTGCTTAAACTGCGGAATATGCTCTGAGTGCATGCAATGTGTTGCCGCCTGTAAAGCTGAAGCGGTAAATCACCAGATGACTGAAGAGATAATTGAAATAAATGTGGGTTCTATCATTTTAAGCCCCGGTTTTGATTGTTTTGATCCGTCTGCCGATAAGCTTGCCCAATTTGGCGGGTATACAAGTTTAATCTCTCAATATGGATACGGCAAATATCCCAATGTTGTTACAAGTATTGAATTTGAAAGAATTTTATCGGCTTCGGGACCCTATAAGGGGCATCTGTCAAGACCGTCTGACTTGAAAACACCTCATAAAATTGCGTGGATTCAATGTGTAGGCTCCAGAGATGTGACATGCAACAGCGGTTATTGCTCATCCGTCTGCTGTATGTATGCCATTAAAGAGGCTGTTATTGCTAAAGAGCACAGCCCTGAGCCTCTTGACATAAGCATCATGTATATGGACATGAGAAGTTATGGCAAGGGCTTTGACAAATACTATGAACGGGCCAAAAATGAACATGGTATCAATTTTATAAAATCAAAGGTCTATGGCATACAGGAGATAGGAGATACAGAAAATCTTGAGCTCAGGTATGTAACAGAAGAAGGTGATCTTAAATTTGAAGAATTTGATATGATAGTTCTTTCTGTTGGAATGAAACCAAAACCTGCTGTAATTGAAATGTCAAAAAGACTGGGTATAGATCTGGATCACTATGACTTCTGCAAAACAGATAATTTTACGCCGGTAAACACCTCAAAGCCCGGAATATATGTTTGCGGTGCATTTGAAGGCCCTAAAGATATTCCGGAAACAGTTATGCAGGCAAGCGGCGCTGCCGCTGCATCAGCAGCTTTTCTTTCCGAATCCCGCGGAGAACTCGTCAAAACAAAGGAATTTCCTCCTGAAATTAACATAACCGGCGAACCTCCCAGGATTGGCGTTTTTGTCTGCCATTGTGGCATAAATATTGGCGGCGTGGTTGATGTCCCTGGTGTTAAGGAATATGCGAGATCATTACCTAATGTAATTTATGTGGATGAGAACCTTTATACCTGTTCGCAAGATACCCAGGAACTTATAAAGGAAAAGATACAAGAGCACAGCCTTAACCGGATAATAGTTGCATCATGTACTCCAAGAACACATGAACCGCTTTTCCAGGAGACTTTACAGGAGCAGGGCTTAAATAAATACCTCTTTGAAATGGCCAATATACGTGACCAATGCAGCTGGGTCCATCAGCAACACCCGGAAGAAGCAACTAATAAGGCTAAAGATCTGGTCAGAATGGCTGTAGCCAAGGTAAGAGGCCTTGAACCGCTGAAGATGATTTCTCTTGAGACCGTTCCGACCGCGCTTGTTGTCGGTGGTGGAATTGCCGGAATGGTAAGCGCTCTTAATCTTGCAGAACAGGGATTTAGCGTCAGTCTGATTGAAAAGGGTATGAAACTTGGCGGTATGGCAAAAAAGATTCATTATACACTTGAAGGTGGCGATGTTCAGGCCTACCTGAATGAATTGATAGAAAAGGTTAACAATCATCCTCTGCTTAATGTTTATACCAAGGCTTCGATCTCGGAAAGCTCAGGATATATTGGAAACTTTGTTACAAAAATCCAGGTGGGGCCAAAAAAGGAAATTACGGAAATCAAGCATGGAGCTGTAATTATAGCCACTGGGGCAGAGGAGTATAAAAGCAAAGAATATTTTTATAAGAAAAACAGCCGCGTTCTTTCTTTACTGGATCTGGAATCCGAGATTGTAAAACGCTCTAAAAAAATTAAAGAATGCAAGAATCTGGTTATAATCCAGTGCGTGGGATCAAGAGATGAAGAAAGGCCTTATTGCAGCCGGGTATGTTGCTCCGAATCAATTAAAAACGCAATTTTATTGAAAGATATGAATCCGGAAGCAAATATTTATATTCTTTATCGGGATATCAGAACCTATGGATTAAAGGAAGATTATTATCGCGAAGCAAGAGAAAAAGGCATAATATTCATACATTATGAACCAGATGCCAAACCGGAAGTTGTACCATATAAAGAAAGCGGTAAAGAAGGGCTGAGAGTTTCGATAAAAGATCCACTTTTGGGAGAACAAGTAGTAATTGATGCCGACCTTCTTGCGCTTGCTATTGCAACTACTCCACCTTCAACAAATAAAGAGCTTTCGCAGTTTTTCAAAGTGCCTTTAAATGAAGACAAGTTCTTCCTTGAAGCACATATGAAACTCAGGCCGGTTGAATTTGCCACTGATGGCGTTTTTATGTGCGGTCTTGCTCACAATCCGAAGCTGATAGAAGAAAGCATTGCTCAGGCCCAGGCAGCCGCTTCACGTGCAGGTATGGTGCTATCCAGAAAAATAGTACAACTTCCGGGCGTTATTTCTTTTGTTAATAAAAATAAATGTATCGGTTGCGGAGAATGTACAAGTGTCTGTCCTTTCGGAGCTGTTGCTCTTGATGAAGCGCAGCATGTGGCGGTAGTTAATGATGCTTTATGCAAAGGATGCGGCATATGCTCGGCTTCCTGTAAATCCGGGGCAATAAACCTATACGGATTTAGCAACTCGCAAGTAGTAAGTATGATTGATTCTTTATAA
- a CDS encoding 4Fe-4S dicluster domain-containing protein, protein MEAIELNKLDSQFKFDVAAHPGGSGLTACFACGACTGGCPVSEVDPAYDPRKIIRMVLLGMKEKVLSSDLIWLCAMCYNCSFHCPQNVQFVKVMGVLREMAAQEGYVKPSFLNNMDEIDRFSQDLRHQLVISIVKRKSEDFTIDPKELVKQISDKF, encoded by the coding sequence GTGGAAGCAATAGAGCTCAATAAACTTGACTCTCAGTTTAAGTTTGACGTAGCGGCCCATCCGGGTGGCAGCGGACTCACAGCATGTTTTGCCTGTGGAGCCTGCACCGGAGGCTGTCCGGTATCTGAGGTTGATCCGGCGTATGATCCCCGAAAGATCATTCGCATGGTGCTTCTGGGAATGAAGGAAAAAGTACTTTCCTCTGATCTTATATGGCTTTGCGCCATGTGTTATAACTGTTCTTTTCATTGCCCCCAGAACGTACAGTTTGTTAAAGTTATGGGGGTTTTAAGGGAAATGGCGGCACAAGAAGGATATGTCAAACCTTCTTTTTTAAATAATATGGATGAGATTGACAGGTTTTCTCAGGATCTTCGACATCAGCTGGTTATCTCTATTGTTAAAAGAAAATCAGAAGACTTTACTATTGATCCAAAAGAGTTAGTAAAACAGATTTCCGATAAATTTTAA
- a CDS encoding hydrogenase iron-sulfur subunit: protein MEEVKESSESSWEPKIITFLCNWCSYAGADLAGVSRIQYPANTRTIRVPCSGRVNILYILRALQHGVDGVLVSGCHPGDCHYLSGNFSARRKFAVLSRLLEYAGIEKGRVQFSWVSAAEAGRFAEVITEVTEDVKKLGPAKRLVKNLG from the coding sequence ATGGAAGAAGTAAAAGAATCATCTGAATCAAGCTGGGAACCAAAAATAATAACATTTCTTTGCAACTGGTGCAGTTATGCCGGTGCAGATCTTGCCGGCGTTAGCCGTATTCAATACCCTGCTAACACTCGTACAATCCGGGTTCCCTGTTCAGGCAGAGTCAATATTCTTTATATATTAAGGGCATTGCAACATGGGGTTGACGGAGTTTTAGTTTCGGGCTGTCATCCCGGAGATTGTCATTATCTCAGCGGCAATTTTTCAGCCCGGAGGAAGTTTGCGGTTTTAAGCAGACTTCTCGAATATGCAGGGATTGAAAAAGGAAGAGTGCAATTCTCATGGGTTTCGGCAGCCGAAGCAGGCCGGTTTGCAGAAGTTATTACCGAGGTAACTGAAGATGTAAAGAAACTGGGTCCGGCAAAACGCCTGGTTAAAAACTTAGGTTAA